From Hyla sarda isolate aHylSar1 chromosome 12, aHylSar1.hap1, whole genome shotgun sequence:
TGATACCAAAGCCGTGCCAAGGTACTGAACCAATTTGATGACATCATCATACTGATACAATTTGATGACATCATTATACTGATACAATTTGATGACATCATTATACTGATACAATTTGATGACATCATTATACTGATACAATTTGATGACATCATTATACTGAACCAATTTGATGACATCATTATACTGATACAATTTGATGACATCATTATACTGGTACAATTTGATGACATCATTATACTGATACAATTTGATGACATCATTATACTGATACAATTTGATTACATGATTATACTGGTACAATTTGATACATCATTATACTGATACAATTTGATGACATCATCATACTGATACAATTTGATGACATCATTATACTGATACAATTTGATGACATCATCATACTGATACAATTTGATGACATCATCATACTGATACAATTTGATGACATCATTATACTGATACAATTTGATGACATCATCATACTGATACAATTTGATGTCATCATCATACTGATACAATTTGATGACATCATCATACTGATACAATTTGATGACATCATCATACTGATACAATTTGATGACATCATCATACTGATACAATTTGATGACATCATCATACTGATACAATTTGATGACATCATCATACTGATACAATTTGATGACATCATCATACTGATACAATTTGATGACATCTTTATACTGATACAATTTGATGACATCATCATACTGATACAATTTGATGACATCATCATACTGATACAATTTGATGACATCTTTATACTGATACAATTTGATGACATCATTATACTGATACAATTTGATGACATCATTATACTGATACAATTTGATGACATGGCACTGGGCGCTGCCGAATTCCGTCAGCGCTAGGATAGCGCAGACATGTACCATCAACATTGATGGCATTGCCTTTCACACAGAGTGTAACtactatagcagcagtatacagaaagagcagAAAGGGAGATGTATATCTACTATAAActgtatactgatcccatagagatagcagcagtatacagatagagctggagagtatgtgtatatctactatatagcCCGATCCCATAgatgtagcagcagtatacagacagagctggaggggaggtgtataactactatatatcctgatcctatagagacagcagcagcagtatacagatagagctggaggggaggtgtatactactatatatcctgattccaattagacagcagcagcagtatacagatagagctgaaggggaaggTTTAACTGCTATATATCTTAATCCCataaaaatagcagcagcagtatacagatagagctgaaggggaaggTTTAACTGCTATATATCTTAATCCCataaaaatagcagcagcagtatacagatagagatctataactactatatatcattctatagatagagctggaggggaggtgtatgactactatatatcctaatcccataaagatatcagcagcagcagtatacagatagcgctggaggggaggtgtataactactatatatcctaatcccataaagatagcagcagcagcagtatacagatagagctgggggtgaAGAGGTCTTGGAGCTTGCAGGAGGTATCTGATGATAAtcatagttcacaggaagtcagctgacctagGACTGACCCCGTCCTCTGGCACATTACGCACTGTTATTtcctgtgggtcagactggtgatcacatgacccatttacagtaatgaaatgcatagATGCAGTTGTGCTGGAATTAagcatatctatatctatacaaATTCTATTAGAAATCGATATTTAGGACACTCTAGCTTGTATGGCTACCAATCTGTCTCACATGGCTACATTGTTCGTGCTGCGCTGTAAGCAGGGAAGTCGCATATCTTGGCATTGGTCCAGCCATATCATTCCCTATATTGACCTGCGCTGGTGTAACCCAATACTCCTAAAAATATATTCAATGGAAAACCTTGTTCATATAGAAATAGTTCAGGGGCGACCTCATAGCGCACACACAGTACGTAGTACGGTACCATCTCCACTctgctctttttttttaacagatccAATGTTGAAGCCACGTGCTCCGGAAAATATGTCACCTAATGGGTAAATAGCTGAAGGCTCCTTAGGAACATCATAGATTAAAGAGAGAATACaggacagagcatgcccacaactacGTGTCCACAACCACATGTCCACAACTACGTGTCCACAACCACATGTCCACAACCACATGTCCACAACAACGTGTCCACAACCACATGTCCACAACCACATGTCCACAACAACGTGTCCACAACCACATGTCCACAACAACGTGTCCACAACCACATGTCCACAACCACATGTCCACAACTACGTGTCCACAACAACGTGTCCACAACCACATGTCCACAACCACATGTCCACAACAACGTGTCCACAACCACATGTCCACAACAACGTGTCCACAACCACATGTCCACAACCACATGTCCACAACTACGTGTCCACAACAACGTGTCCACAACCACATGTCCACAACCACATGTCCACAACCACATGTCCACAACTACGTGTCCACAACAACGTGTCCACAACCACATGTCCACAACAACGTGTCCACAACAACGTGTCCACAACCACACACCCACAACCACTTGTCCACAACCACATGTCCACAACCACATGTCCATAACCACATGTCCACAACCACATGTCCCCAACCACACACCCACAACCAACATGTCCACAAACACATGTCCACAACAACGTGTCCACAACCATATGTCCACAACCAAATGCCCACAACCACATGTCCACAACCACATGTCCACAACAACGTGTCCACAACAACGTGTCCACAACCACATGCCCACAACTATGTGTCCCCAACCACATGTCCACAACCACATGCCCACAACTACGTGTCCCCAACCACATGTCCACAACCACATGTCCACAACTACGTGTCCACAACCACATGTCCACAACAACGTGTCCACAACCACATGTCCACAACAACGTGTCCACAACCCCATGTCCACAACCACATGTCCACAACCACATGTCCACAACCACCATGTCCACAATCAACATGTCCACAACCACATGTCCACAACCACATGTCCACAACCACATGCCCACAACCAACATGTCCACAACCACATGTCCACCACCACGTGTCCACAACCAAATACCCACAACCACATGCCCACAACCACATGTCCACAACCAAATGCCCACAACCACACGCCCACAACTATGAGTCCCCAACCACACACCCACAACCAAATGCCCACAACCACTCCCCCACAACCACGTGTCCACAACCACACCCCCACATGCCCTCAACCACACCCCCACAACCACATGCCCTCAACCACGTGTCCACAACCACATGCCCTCAACCAAGTGCCCACAACCACATGCCCACAGCCACATGTCCCATGCCACGTGCCCACAACCACATGTCTACAACCACCCCCCCCCACAACCATGTGCCCACAATCACATGCCCACAACCACGTGTCTACAACCACACCCCCCACAACCACGTGTCTACAACCACATGCCCTCAACCACGTGTCCACAAGCACATGCCCCATACCACAGGCCCACAACCACATGCCCTCAACCCTGTGCCCTCAACCACGTGTCCACAACCACATGTCACATACCATGTGCTCACAGCCACAtgtgttcacaggaagtcagctgacctagGACTGACCACGTCCTCTGGCACATTACGCACTGTTATTtcctgtgggtcagactggtgatcacatgacccatttacagtaatgaaatgcatagATGCAGTTGTGCTGGAATTAagcatatctatatctatacaaATTCTATTAGAAAACGATATTTAGGACACTCTAGCTTGTATGGCTACCAATCTGTCTCACATGGCTACATTGTTCGTGCTGCGCTGTAAGCAGGGAAGTCGCATATCTTGGCATTGGTCGAGCCATATCATTCCCTATATTGACCTGCGCTGGTGTAACCCAATACTCCTAAAAATATATTCAATGGAAAACCTTGTTCATATAGAAATAGTTCAGGGGCGACCTCATAGCGCACACACAGTACGTAGTACGGTACCATCTCCACTCTGCTCTTTTTTTTAAGCCACGTGCTCCGGAAAATATGTCACCTAATGGGTAAATAGCTGAAGGCTCCTTAGGAACATCATAGATTAAAGAGAGAATACaggacagagcatgcccacaactacGTGTCCACAACCACATGTCCACAACTACGTGTCCACAACAACGTGTCCACAACCACATGTCCACAACCACATGTCCACAACCACATGTCCACAACCACATGTCCACAACTACGTGTCCACAACAACGTGTCCACAACCACATGTCCACAACCACATGTCCACAACTACGTGTCCACAACAACGTGTCCACAACCACATGTCCACAACAACGTGTCCACAACAACGTGTCCACAACCACACACCCACAACCACTTGTCCACAACCACATGTCCACAACCACATGTCCATAACCACATGTCCACAACCACATGTCCCCAACCACACACCCACAACCAACATGTCTACAAACACATGTCCACAACAACGTGTCCACAACCATATGTCCACAACCAAATGCCCACAACCACATGTCCACAACCACATGTCCACAACAACGTGTCCACAACAACGTGTCCACAACCACATGCCCACAACTATGTGTCCCCAACCACATGTCCACAACCACATGCCCACAACTACGTGTCCCCAACCACATGTCCACAACCACATGTCCACAACTACGTGTCCACAACCACATGTCCACAACAACGTGTCCACAACCACATGTCCACAACAACGTGTCCACAACCCCATGTCCACAACCACATGTCCACAACCACCATGTCCACAATCAACATGTCCACAACCACATGTCCACAACCACATGTCCACAACCACATGCCCACAACCAACATGTCCACAACCACATGTCCACCACCACGTGTCCACAACCAAATACCCACAACCACACGCCCACAACCACATGTCCACAACCAAATGCCCACAACCACACGCCCACAACTATGAGTCCCCAACCACACACCCACAACCAAATGCCCACAACCACTCCCCCACAACCACGTGTCCACAACCACACCCCCACATGCCCTCAACAACACCCCCACAACCACATGCCCTCAACCACGTGTCCACAACCACATGCCCTCAACCAAGTGCCCACAACCACATGCCCACAGCCACATGTCCCATGCCACGTGCCCACAACCACATgtctacaaccccccccccccccacaaccatGTGCCCACAATCACATGCCCACAACCATGTGTCTACAACCACACCCCCACAACCACGTGTCTACAACCACATGCCCTCAACCACGTGTCCACAACCACATGCCCTCAACCCTGTGCCCTCAACCACGTGTCCACAACCACATGTCACATACCACGTGCTCACAGCCACAtgtgttcacaggaagtcagctgacctagGACTGACCCCGTCCTCTGGCACATTACGCACTGTTATTtcctgtgggtcagactggtggtcacatgacccatttacagtaatgaaatgcatagATGCAGTTGTGCTGGAATTAagcatatctatatctatacaaATTCTATTAGAAAACGATATTTAGGACACTCTAGCTTGTATGGCTACCAATCTGTCTCACATGGCTACATTGTTCGTGCTGCGCTGTAAGCAGGGAAGTCGCATATCTTGGCATTGGTCCAGCCATATCATTCCCTATATTGACCTGCGCTGGTGTAACCCAATACTCCTAAAAATATATTCAATGGAAAACCTTGTTCATATAGAAATAGTTCAGGGGCGACCTCATAGCGCACACACAGTACGTAGTACGGTACCATCTCCACTCTGCTCTTTTTTTTAACAGATCCAATGTTGAAGCCACGTGCTCCGGAAAATATGtcacctaaagggtaaatagcTGAAGGCTCCTTAGGAACATCATAGATTAAAGAGAGAATACaggacagagcatgcccacaactacGTGTCCACAACCAACGTGTCCACAACCACATGTCCACAACAACGTGCCCACAACCAACGTGTCCACAACTACGTGTCCACAACCAACGTGTCCACAACCACATGTCCACAACCACATGTCCACAACCACATGCCCACAACTACGTGTCCACAACCACATGTCCACAACTACGTGTCCACAACAACGTGTCCACAACCACATGTCCACAACCACGTGTCCACAACCACATGTCCACAACCACGTGTCCACAACCACATGTCCACAACCACATGTCCACAACCACGTGTCCACAACCACATGTCCACAACCACATGTCCACAACTACGTGTCCACAACAACGTGTCCACAACCACATGTCCACAACAACGTGTCCACAACAACGTGTCCACAACCACACACCCACAACCACTTGTCCACAACCACATGTCCACAACCACATGTCCCCAACCACACACCCACAACCAACGTGTCCACAAACACATGTCCACAACAACGTGTCCACAACCATATGTCCACAACCAAATGCCCACAACCACACAACCACGTGTCCACAACCACATGCCCACAACTGTGTCCCCAACCACATGTCCACAACCACATGTCCACAACAACGTGTCCACAACAACGTGTCCACAACCACATGTCCACAACTACGTGTCCCCAACCACACACCCACAACCACATGCCCACAACTACGTGTCCACAACCACATGTCCACAACTATATGTCCCCAACCACACACCCACAACCACATGCCCACAACTACGTGTCCACAACCACATGTCCACAACAACGTGTCCACAACCACATGTCCACAACCACATGTCCACAACCAACATGTCCACAACCACATGTCCACAACCACATGCCCACAACCACACGCCCACAACCACATGCCCACAACCAAATGCCCACAACCACACGCCCACAACCACATGCCCACAACCAACATGTCCACAACCACATGTCCACAACCACATGTCCACCACCACGTGTCCACAACCAAATGCCCACAACCACACGCCCACAACCACATGTCCACAACCAAATGCCCACAACCACACACCCACAACCCATGTGTCCCCAACCACACACCCACAACCAAATGCCCACAACCACTCCCCCACAACCACGTGTCCACAACCACACACCCACAACCACATGCCCTCAACCACACCCCCACAACCACATGCCCTCAACCACGTGTCCACAACCATATGCCCACAGCCACATGTCCCATGCCACGTGCCCACAACCACGTGTCTACAACCACCCCCCACAACCATGTGCCCACAACCACATGCCCACAACCACGTGTCTACAACCACACCCCCACAACCACGTGTCTACAACCACACCCCCACAACCACGTGTCTACAACCACATGCCCTCAACCACGTGTCCACAACCACATGCCCCATACCACAGGCCCACAACCACATGCCCTCAACCCTGTGCCCTCAACCACGTGTCCACAACCACATGTCACATACCACGTGCCCACAACCACATGCCCTCAACCACATGCTCACAACTGCCATCAGCTGATCACACAGAGGAGCCATGGTACATCGGAAGTGATACTTTTCGGGTGACAGGCACACCGTAAGAGTGTGCCTTACACGCAAAATAAGTTACTTCCTTTGTACCTGTCACCCGAAATGCGACACCTCCTGTGTACCTGTGGGGACAGGTACATCGGAAGTGATGCATTTTGGGTGTAAGGCATACCCTATGGGTGTGCCTTACACCTGAAACACATCACTTCCAATGTACCTTTCCCGATGTGTGTCTATGTGACTGAATAAATCGCAAGAGAACTGCGCTGGTCCTCTGTTCTTTCGTCTTCGCGTATTTCGGGTGATGTCCTGCACCTGTCCGTGACGCATTCGGGGCTGCCCATCTTTTTTCTATATCATCTAATTTACTGACACTTAGCATCTGGATTCAACAAAAAGACCTGATGTACCATAAGTATTTTTTTTCAGATCGTATACATAATGTAATGATCCACGAGGTCACCTGATGTAGGATTCGCACATATGTAAGACACCGCTAAGGATAAATCTGCGCACGTGTGGTCAGGAA
This genomic window contains:
- the LOC130296907 gene encoding putative proline-rich protein 21, translating into MSTTTCPQLRVHNNVSTTTCPQPHVHNYVSTTTCPQPHVHNNVSTTTCPQPHTHNHLSTTTCPQPHVHNHMSTTTCPQPHTHNQHVYKHMSTTTCPQPYVHNQMPTTTCPQPHVHNNVSTTTCPQPHAHNYVSPTTCPQPHAHNYVSPTTCPQPHVHNYVSTTTCPQQRVHNHMSTTTCPQPHVHNHMSTTTMSTINMSTTTCPQPHVHNHMPTTNMSTTTCPPPRVHNQIPTTTRPQPHVHNQMPTTTRPQL